A window of Haliscomenobacter hydrossis DSM 1100 contains these coding sequences:
- a CDS encoding glycoside hydrolase family 10 protein, with product MRFFLILFFTTLAFSLQAQAPYGEIRGVWLTAAGTDALDSRENIQKAVANCKEAGINNIYVATWNRGYTLYPSAIMMERFGIALDPKYGKRDPLKELIEEAHAEKIKVHAWFEYGFACAYGDSGSYLLKKYPYYAAIGADGKQVQKNGFTWMNAFHPLVQNFMKSLVLEVVQKYDLDGIQGDDRMPAVPSTAGYDLYTVNAYKKEHDGLAPPSNHLDSSWIQWRAKRLNAFGKDLYQSAKALKPNLLVSMAPSIYPWSLQEYLQDWPTWLHEGYVDYVIVQLYRYKLDEYEKILQETLQHAGDKKDRVYAGVLSSLGGGYLATPELLKGMVALNRKYGLPGEVFFYYGGMEKQGKFFKRY from the coding sequence ATGCGTTTTTTCCTTATTTTATTCTTTACCACTCTTGCTTTTTCGCTACAGGCGCAAGCGCCTTATGGCGAGATCAGGGGTGTTTGGCTCACGGCAGCAGGAACGGATGCGCTTGATTCGCGTGAAAACATCCAAAAAGCGGTCGCCAATTGTAAGGAGGCGGGTATCAACAACATTTACGTGGCCACCTGGAATCGGGGCTACACCCTCTATCCCAGTGCCATCATGATGGAACGTTTTGGCATTGCGCTCGACCCCAAATACGGGAAACGCGACCCCCTCAAAGAATTGATTGAGGAAGCACATGCTGAAAAAATCAAGGTTCACGCCTGGTTCGAATATGGATTTGCCTGCGCGTACGGGGACTCGGGGTCTTATCTCCTGAAAAAATATCCCTATTACGCGGCCATTGGCGCAGATGGAAAACAGGTGCAGAAAAACGGCTTTACCTGGATGAATGCTTTTCACCCGCTGGTGCAAAATTTCATGAAGAGTCTGGTCTTAGAAGTGGTACAAAAATACGACCTCGACGGCATCCAGGGCGATGACCGGATGCCCGCCGTACCTTCCACCGCGGGGTACGATTTGTATACCGTCAATGCCTACAAAAAAGAGCACGACGGATTGGCCCCTCCTTCCAACCATTTGGACAGTTCCTGGATCCAGTGGCGGGCCAAACGGTTGAATGCCTTTGGCAAGGATTTGTACCAGTCCGCCAAAGCGCTTAAACCCAATCTGCTGGTAAGTATGGCACCCAGCATTTACCCCTGGTCGCTACAGGAATACCTGCAAGATTGGCCCACCTGGCTCCACGAAGGGTATGTGGATTACGTGATCGTGCAGCTTTACCGCTACAAGTTGGATGAATACGAAAAAATCCTGCAAGAAACCCTTCAGCATGCGGGTGACAAAAAAGACCGGGTGTACGCAGGAGTACTCAGCAGCCTGGGCGGTGGCTACCTGGCTACACCAGAACTGCTCAAAGGCATGGTGGCCTTGAACCGCAAGTATGGCTTGCCGGGTGAGGTGTTTTTTTATTATGGGGGGATGGAGAAGCAGGGGAAGTTTTTTAAGAGATATTGA
- a CDS encoding helix-hairpin-helix domain-containing protein: MKNKTNSKLPLTDVEKANLKKNKVKITDILNYASDELEVLLNSTSERAKEIHALAAFQTVPSIGIKFAEDLVFLGYYSFDELKNKDGANLTDEYEQKKGYWIDPCVEDQFRLVVNFAKTNDTNKTWWNFTEERKKFRIENGYPTSRPEKAWYETIEHKRKDKQDSHDQYGIESKPHQEPLE; encoded by the coding sequence ATGAAGAATAAGACCAACAGTAAGTTGCCACTCACTGACGTTGAGAAAGCAAACCTGAAAAAGAATAAAGTCAAAATAACAGACATTCTTAACTATGCGTCTGACGAATTGGAAGTGCTACTAAACTCAACCTCTGAAAGGGCAAAGGAAATACACGCTTTGGCAGCATTTCAAACTGTTCCGTCAATCGGGATTAAATTTGCCGAAGATTTGGTGTTTTTGGGTTACTACTCATTTGACGAACTAAAAAATAAAGACGGAGCAAATTTGACGGACGAATACGAACAGAAAAAGGGATATTGGATAGATCCTTGCGTTGAAGACCAGTTCAGGTTGGTGGTAAATTTTGCCAAAACAAATGATACGAATAAAACGTGGTGGAACTTTACCGAAGAGCGGAAAAAGTTTCGTATTGAAAATGGTTATCCAACAAGCCGGCCTGAGAAAGCGTGGTACGAAACAATAGAACATAAACGGAAAGACAAACAAGACAGCCACGATCAGTATGGAATTGAATCAAAACCACACCAAGAACCCCTTGAGTGA
- the glpK gene encoding glycerol kinase GlpK: MQQYILALDQGTTSSRAILFDHDGNVAAVRQQEFTQFYPQPGWVEHNPLEIWNTQLAVAREVLQANGVKPSQIAGIGITNQRETTVVWDKNTGQPVFNAIVWQDRRTAAICDELKAQGEEAYIKAQTGLVVDAYFSGTKVKWILDNVEGAREKANRGELLFGTIDSWLVWKLTGGKVHITDYSNASRTLMYNIQKLEWDQHLLDVLGVPASMLPQVSPSSQIYGQTSAELFGAEIPIGGIAGDQQAALFGQGCFQPGAAKNTYGTGCFMLMNTGKERITSNAGLLTTIAWGLNGEVHYALEGSVFIAGAAIQWLRDGLKIIDESPDSEFFAMKAPSTEGVYVVPAFAGLGAPYWDMYARGAIFGLTRGTSKSHLIRATLESLAYQTKDVLGAMEKDAGTPLAVLRVDGGACANNLLMQFQADILGVSVERPKIIETTALGAAYLAGLACGFWTMADLQSKWHLDRAFHPNMSAEERAKLYKGWQKAVERTMGWEDSEK; this comes from the coding sequence ATGCAGCAATACATTCTTGCCCTCGATCAAGGCACCACCAGTTCACGCGCCATCTTGTTTGACCACGATGGCAATGTGGCCGCAGTACGCCAACAAGAGTTCACCCAATTTTATCCCCAGCCGGGCTGGGTAGAGCACAATCCGCTCGAAATCTGGAACACCCAACTAGCAGTAGCCCGGGAAGTGCTGCAGGCCAATGGCGTAAAGCCAAGTCAAATTGCGGGCATCGGCATCACCAACCAACGCGAAACCACGGTGGTTTGGGACAAAAATACCGGACAGCCCGTTTTCAATGCCATCGTTTGGCAAGACCGCCGCACCGCCGCCATTTGTGACGAACTCAAAGCGCAGGGCGAAGAAGCGTACATCAAGGCCCAAACGGGTTTGGTGGTGGATGCCTACTTTTCGGGCACCAAGGTAAAATGGATTCTGGACAATGTGGAAGGTGCGCGTGAAAAAGCCAACCGGGGCGAGTTGTTATTTGGTACCATCGACAGCTGGCTGGTTTGGAAATTGACAGGGGGCAAGGTGCACATCACCGATTATTCGAACGCCTCACGGACCTTGATGTACAACATTCAAAAACTGGAATGGGACCAACATTTGCTGGATGTTTTGGGCGTTCCGGCGAGCATGTTGCCGCAGGTGAGTCCTTCCAGCCAGATCTATGGCCAGACCAGTGCGGAATTGTTTGGCGCAGAAATTCCCATCGGCGGCATTGCGGGCGACCAGCAAGCTGCCCTTTTCGGGCAGGGTTGCTTCCAGCCGGGTGCGGCCAAAAACACCTACGGCACGGGCTGTTTTATGCTGATGAATACGGGGAAGGAGCGCATCACGTCCAATGCCGGGTTGCTCACCACCATCGCCTGGGGCCTGAATGGTGAAGTGCACTATGCCCTGGAAGGCAGTGTGTTCATTGCCGGAGCTGCGATCCAATGGTTGCGCGACGGCCTCAAAATCATTGACGAATCACCGGATTCGGAGTTTTTTGCCATGAAGGCACCGAGTACCGAAGGCGTTTACGTTGTGCCTGCCTTTGCTGGTTTGGGTGCGCCGTATTGGGACATGTACGCGCGTGGGGCCATTTTTGGACTCACCCGAGGCACTTCCAAATCACACCTGATCCGGGCCACGCTGGAATCCTTGGCTTACCAAACCAAAGACGTGCTGGGCGCGATGGAAAAAGACGCAGGAACACCACTCGCCGTTTTGCGCGTCGACGGCGGCGCTTGCGCCAACAACCTGCTGATGCAATTCCAGGCGGATATCCTCGGGGTAAGTGTAGAACGCCCCAAAATCATCGAAACGACTGCCCTCGGTGCGGCCTATCTGGCGGGACTGGCCTGCGGTTTTTGGACCATGGCCGATCTGCAATCCAAGTGGCACCTCGACCGCGCTTTCCATCCCAATATGTCGGCGGAAGAGCGGGCGAAGTTGTACAAGGGTTGGCAAAAGGCGGTGGAAAGGACGATGGGCTGGGAGGATAGCGAAAAGTGA
- a CDS encoding transposase: MQLPPEFQDSISVFSCGFSKRTWEKIKLLLLGALLCPGSRTVCNILRTLGLEHESSFHKYHRVLSCAKWSALKLSSILLKLLVDAFIPAHEPLVFAIDETIERRWGAKIKKRGIYRDPVRSSKSHFVKCSGLRWMVLALLTPLPWLDRTCWALPVLSALCPSERYYQNRPQVRSAKKLTHWAWQLIQWLHRYALPLKRAVYLVGDGSYATYELLDQGIRQNINLIVRMRLDARLFHFPTPNPPHKRGPKPIIGKRIMDMEQRLNDGRIKWTKVHFSQWYDRTNQTMLITSGKALWYKASSPIVPIQWVLIKDPLNEMEPALLATTDLKLDPVQIINFFVRRWRIEVTFAEVRRHLGVETQRQWSDLAIERSTPLLFSVFSITTLLAHSLHQSSPIKPFTTAWYPKHIVSFSDVLRAVKTAIWRHNQFLTSSKNTLVDNYIHNIRYLWNVLIGASA, encoded by the coding sequence ATGCAATTACCACCCGAGTTCCAGGACTCAATATCCGTTTTTTCTTGTGGATTTAGCAAGCGCACGTGGGAAAAAATAAAATTACTATTGCTAGGAGCCTTGCTATGTCCAGGTAGTCGAACTGTATGCAATATCCTGCGTACACTTGGACTTGAACACGAAAGTAGTTTTCATAAATATCATCGAGTATTGAGTTGTGCCAAATGGTCAGCTTTGAAGTTGTCCAGCATACTCCTAAAATTGCTAGTGGATGCTTTTATCCCTGCACATGAACCGCTAGTTTTTGCTATCGATGAAACAATCGAGCGGCGTTGGGGTGCCAAGATTAAAAAGCGAGGGATTTACCGTGATCCAGTACGATCCTCCAAGAGCCACTTTGTCAAGTGTAGTGGACTGCGTTGGATGGTATTGGCCTTGCTTACTCCTTTACCTTGGCTTGACCGAACTTGTTGGGCATTACCTGTACTGAGCGCTTTATGCCCTTCTGAACGGTATTATCAAAACCGACCACAAGTTCGCTCCGCTAAAAAACTGACACATTGGGCTTGGCAACTCATCCAATGGTTACATCGTTATGCACTTCCTTTGAAACGTGCTGTTTATCTGGTCGGGGATGGCTCGTATGCCACCTACGAACTACTCGATCAAGGTATCCGACAAAACATCAACCTCATCGTGCGCATGCGCCTTGACGCTCGGCTCTTCCATTTTCCTACCCCCAATCCGCCTCACAAAAGAGGCCCCAAACCCATCATTGGCAAGCGAATCATGGATATGGAACAACGACTCAACGACGGGCGCATCAAGTGGACTAAAGTTCATTTTAGTCAATGGTATGATCGAACTAACCAAACCATGCTCATTACCTCCGGTAAAGCGCTCTGGTATAAGGCTTCTTCGCCCATTGTTCCCATTCAATGGGTACTCATCAAAGACCCTTTGAATGAAATGGAGCCCGCGCTGCTCGCTACTACTGATCTCAAACTCGATCCGGTGCAAATCATCAACTTCTTTGTTCGCCGTTGGCGCATTGAAGTTACTTTTGCTGAAGTGCGCAGACATCTGGGGGTCGAAACCCAACGACAATGGTCTGACTTGGCGATTGAACGTTCAACTCCTCTGCTCTTTTCCGTTTTTTCCATCACAACCTTATTGGCGCATTCCCTTCATCAAAGCAGCCCTATCAAACCATTTACCACCGCTTGGTATCCTAAGCATATCGTCTCTTTTTCCGATGTCCTCCGTGCTGTAAAAACGGCTATCTGGAGGCATAATCAATTTTTAACCTCCTCCAAAAATACCCTTGTTGATAATTATATTCATAACATCAGGTATCTTTGGAATGTCCTTATTGGCGCTTCTGCCTAA
- a CDS encoding AGE family epimerase/isomerase yields MQHFANQYRDELLENVIPFWLKNSKDEKNGGYFTCLDRQGVVFDTDKFMWLQGREVWCFSMLCDKVERRPEWLAMAQHGAAFMQKYGRDERGNWYFSTTADGSPLMQPYNIFSDCFAMMGFAALDKVAPADTYQTIVRETFENILRRRDNWKGDYNKAYPGTRPLRNFALPMILCNLSLEAEHILGTETVNSFIPTVIHEVMEVFYQPDSGLTLENVQPDGSFSDSFDGRLLNPGHVIEAMWFIMDLGHRLGDQALIQKACERMLTTLEYGWDKQYGGIFYFMDIQGHPPQQLEWDQKLWWVHVETLVGLAKAYQYTGNERCKTWFEILHEYTWKHFKDPEYPEWYGYLNRRGEVLLPLKGGKWKGCFHVPRALYQVWKTLEAKSEK; encoded by the coding sequence ATGCAGCATTTTGCCAATCAATACCGGGATGAATTACTTGAAAATGTCATCCCTTTCTGGCTCAAGAACAGCAAAGATGAAAAAAATGGCGGATATTTTACTTGTTTAGATCGCCAGGGCGTGGTTTTTGACACCGATAAATTCATGTGGTTGCAAGGACGTGAGGTTTGGTGCTTCAGCATGTTGTGCGACAAAGTGGAACGCCGCCCGGAATGGTTGGCAATGGCTCAACACGGAGCCGCCTTTATGCAAAAATATGGGCGTGATGAGCGGGGCAACTGGTACTTTTCAACGACCGCTGATGGCAGCCCTTTGATGCAGCCCTACAACATTTTTAGCGATTGTTTTGCCATGATGGGGTTTGCCGCACTGGATAAAGTTGCCCCTGCGGACACCTATCAAACTATTGTGCGGGAAACCTTTGAAAACATCTTAAGGCGCCGAGACAACTGGAAGGGCGATTACAATAAAGCTTATCCCGGCACCCGCCCACTGCGGAATTTTGCGCTACCGATGATTTTATGCAACCTCAGTCTGGAAGCCGAACACATTCTGGGTACGGAAACGGTCAATTCATTCATCCCCACGGTCATCCACGAAGTGATGGAGGTTTTTTATCAACCTGATTCGGGATTGACGCTGGAGAATGTCCAGCCCGATGGTAGTTTTTCGGATTCATTTGACGGACGTTTACTCAATCCTGGGCACGTCATCGAGGCGATGTGGTTCATCATGGATTTGGGGCACCGGCTGGGCGATCAGGCGCTGATTCAAAAGGCTTGCGAGCGCATGTTGACCACCCTGGAATACGGTTGGGACAAGCAGTACGGCGGCATTTTTTACTTCATGGACATCCAGGGACATCCTCCGCAGCAATTGGAATGGGACCAAAAACTATGGTGGGTACACGTAGAAACCCTGGTGGGGCTGGCCAAAGCTTACCAATACACGGGCAATGAACGGTGTAAAACCTGGTTTGAAATCCTCCACGAATACACCTGGAAGCACTTCAAGGACCCCGAATACCCCGAATGGTACGGCTACCTCAACCGCCGCGGCGAAGTGCTTTTGCCGCTGAAAGGAGGAAAGTGGAAAGGCTGTTTTCATGTGCCGAGGGCCTTGTACCAGGTGTGGAAAACGTTAGAAGCGAAAAGCGAAAAGTGA
- the bshC gene encoding bacillithiol biosynthesis cysteine-adding enzyme BshC, which yields MDVTILPYPTVPQLAPKDVAYATLNPALRPFYQYNPSLDDFQQVITDKAKQVINREVLVATLRQQYSGLDTPRHVALNIELLAENNTFVVVTAHQPSLFTGPLFYWYKVFTTIKLAEELRMTYPAYSFVPLLVNGAEDHDFDEINHANLFGKTLRWEHDAVGGSCGDMSTDTLGPVLAQLKEVLGESENGAYIYQQIEAAYTSHALYADATIDLVNRLFGQYGLVALNMNVPAFKRLFIPIMREELFQQSSQALISASQEALTAAGFSGQAHARDINLFYLQTHRRDRIVREGEFFSVLNTDLRFTPAEMEAELEAHPERFSPNVVLRPLFQELILPNLAYVGGGGEIAYWLERKSQFAHFGLNYPMLVRRNSLLWIDKATSSRMDKLGLRVQDLFVDTEFLIKQYVALNSEGELSLKEEMTQLQSLFEQVRQKALSVDPTLEKAVLAEAVKQEKVLEQLEGRLVRAEKQKHETGINQIRSLKEKLFPGNGLQERVDNFLNFYMKYGEGFGEVLKEVVDPFVEGFVVVRDEG from the coding sequence ATGGACGTTACCATCCTCCCTTATCCGACTGTGCCACAATTGGCCCCCAAAGACGTAGCTTATGCCACCCTAAATCCGGCGCTACGACCATTTTATCAATACAATCCCTCGCTGGATGATTTCCAACAAGTGATTACCGATAAAGCCAAACAAGTCATCAACCGCGAAGTGCTCGTCGCCACACTCCGCCAGCAATACAGTGGGCTCGATACCCCGAGACATGTTGCGCTCAACATCGAATTGTTGGCCGAAAACAACACCTTCGTGGTGGTGACGGCCCACCAGCCCAGTCTGTTCACCGGACCGCTGTTCTATTGGTACAAAGTGTTCACCACGATCAAGCTGGCCGAAGAATTGCGCATGACCTACCCAGCGTACAGTTTTGTACCGCTGCTGGTCAATGGCGCGGAAGACCACGATTTTGACGAAATCAACCACGCCAACCTTTTTGGCAAAACCCTGCGCTGGGAACACGATGCCGTAGGTGGATCTTGTGGCGACATGTCGACCGACACCCTCGGGCCCGTACTCGCGCAGTTGAAAGAGGTATTGGGCGAAAGTGAAAACGGCGCGTACATCTACCAGCAAATTGAAGCGGCTTACACTAGCCACGCCTTGTACGCCGACGCGACGATCGATTTGGTCAATCGCCTGTTTGGCCAATACGGCCTGGTGGCGCTGAACATGAATGTTCCGGCTTTCAAACGCCTGTTCATCCCGATCATGCGCGAAGAGCTGTTTCAACAAAGCTCTCAAGCCCTGATTTCCGCGTCGCAAGAGGCCTTGACCGCGGCAGGATTCTCCGGCCAGGCGCACGCCCGCGACATCAACCTGTTTTACCTGCAAACCCACCGCCGCGACCGCATCGTGCGTGAAGGTGAGTTTTTCAGCGTCCTGAATACTGACCTCCGCTTTACGCCCGCCGAAATGGAGGCCGAACTGGAGGCGCACCCCGAACGGTTTAGCCCGAATGTCGTGCTGCGGCCCTTGTTCCAGGAACTCATCCTGCCCAATCTGGCCTACGTGGGCGGCGGCGGCGAGATTGCCTACTGGCTGGAGCGCAAAAGCCAGTTTGCCCACTTTGGCCTCAACTACCCCATGCTGGTACGCCGCAACTCCCTGCTCTGGATCGACAAAGCGACTTCCAGCCGCATGGACAAACTGGGCTTGCGGGTACAAGACCTCTTTGTTGATACCGAATTCCTGATCAAACAATACGTGGCGCTCAACTCGGAAGGTGAACTGAGCCTCAAAGAAGAAATGACCCAACTACAGTCCCTTTTTGAACAGGTGCGCCAAAAAGCCCTGAGCGTAGACCCCACCCTTGAAAAAGCGGTGCTGGCCGAAGCCGTCAAACAGGAAAAAGTACTGGAACAACTGGAAGGCCGTCTCGTGCGCGCCGAAAAACAAAAACACGAAACGGGAATCAACCAGATTCGGAGCTTGAAAGAGAAGTTGTTTCCGGGCAATGGGCTGCAGGAAAGGGTGGATAACTTTTTGAATTTTTACATGAAATATGGAGAAGGTTTTGGGGAGGTGCTGAAGGAAGTAGTGGATCCGTTTGTGGAGGGGTTTGTGGTGGTGAGGGATGAGGGGTGA
- a CDS encoding RagB/SusD family nutrient uptake outer membrane protein → MKNLLYLTFIILLLTACSEEFLDRQPLDAPSTATFYSNEAEIKLGLTGVYNAAFWARAGNVPDLKRIEGSTDLVISRKTDPEAQIAMGDNGPFIPGNAWSENSWGQGYRVVARANDMLEGMQRGKDATPAAAYAKMRAEALTLRAWAYFNLMVWYGDPVFYTKPLLPEEYETQVRTPVATVAKELYKDLDEAYAALDVAPADKGRINKAFAYGLKARLAMLIKDYPTASAACKTIIDANQHGLNPSFPNLFTLAGQNANAGKEIIWAMVYPSDNANISSWISVGYTPRQTLGAQSNNFPTQALVDKFECTDGLRIDESPLYDPANPALNRDKRLRWTLHMPGDTIETRMSVNASLPYQNPNQRFIYTIHRDSIYRWNWNTSRFDIIRGNPDFVTSSNSVWQFGSTGAVGGVGYVWRKYTDPAQYQWELKTGYIVMRYAEILLMYAEAQIEQGLADATVLKAINDVRQRAGQPATTQTSIPKLRQLVRRERAVEFAIEGLRLFDIRRWGIVLDVLNTQIVGAAKKPSDVPDKPSFGAPGSVQDLNDIPDYTTSIAKRISSRNELRLNTAKHLLWPLPLGELDKNKGLKQNEGW, encoded by the coding sequence ATGAAAAACCTACTATATCTCACTTTCATCATCCTGTTGCTCACGGCTTGTAGCGAAGAGTTTCTCGATCGCCAGCCCCTGGATGCACCTTCAACGGCTACCTTCTATTCCAACGAGGCTGAAATCAAACTCGGCCTGACTGGCGTGTACAACGCCGCCTTTTGGGCCAGAGCGGGCAATGTTCCCGACCTCAAGCGCATCGAAGGTAGCACCGATTTGGTTATTTCGCGCAAAACCGACCCGGAAGCACAGATTGCCATGGGGGACAATGGTCCATTTATCCCCGGTAATGCCTGGTCGGAAAACTCCTGGGGACAGGGTTACCGCGTGGTTGCCCGTGCCAACGACATGCTGGAGGGCATGCAACGGGGGAAAGACGCGACTCCCGCGGCCGCCTATGCCAAAATGCGGGCAGAGGCATTGACCCTGCGTGCCTGGGCGTATTTCAACCTCATGGTGTGGTACGGCGATCCGGTGTTTTACACCAAACCACTGCTGCCAGAGGAATACGAAACCCAAGTGCGCACGCCAGTAGCTACTGTAGCCAAAGAATTGTACAAAGACCTGGATGAAGCTTATGCTGCACTGGACGTAGCACCAGCGGATAAAGGAAGGATAAACAAGGCTTTTGCCTACGGCCTAAAGGCCCGTTTGGCCATGTTGATCAAGGATTACCCTACGGCATCTGCTGCTTGTAAAACCATCATTGATGCCAATCAGCATGGCTTGAATCCCAGTTTCCCCAATCTCTTTACCCTGGCGGGGCAAAATGCCAACGCTGGGAAAGAAATCATTTGGGCCATGGTGTACCCCTCTGACAATGCCAACATCAGCAGCTGGATTTCGGTAGGGTATACCCCACGACAGACTTTAGGAGCACAGAGCAACAATTTCCCGACGCAGGCGCTGGTGGATAAGTTTGAGTGTACCGATGGTTTGCGCATCGACGAGTCGCCGCTCTACGATCCAGCCAATCCGGCACTAAACCGCGACAAACGCTTGCGCTGGACCTTGCATATGCCTGGCGATACCATCGAGACGCGGATGTCGGTCAATGCCAGTTTGCCCTACCAAAATCCGAACCAACGGTTCATTTACACCATTCACCGCGACTCCATTTACCGCTGGAATTGGAATACGTCCAGGTTCGACATCATCAGGGGCAACCCCGATTTTGTTACTTCTTCCAACAGTGTTTGGCAATTTGGATCAACTGGTGCAGTAGGTGGCGTAGGTTACGTGTGGCGTAAATACACTGACCCCGCCCAATACCAATGGGAATTAAAAACGGGATACATCGTCATGCGCTACGCAGAAATATTGTTGATGTACGCCGAAGCGCAAATTGAACAGGGACTCGCGGACGCAACGGTGTTAAAGGCCATCAACGATGTGCGTCAACGCGCTGGGCAGCCCGCTACAACGCAAACCTCTATTCCTAAACTGCGTCAACTCGTGCGGCGGGAACGCGCGGTGGAGTTCGCCATCGAAGGCCTGCGCTTGTTTGACATTCGCCGTTGGGGCATCGTATTGGATGTGTTGAACACCCAAATTGTAGGGGCAGCGAAAAAACCATCCGATGTGCCGGATAAACCCTCTTTTGGGGCACCCGGCTCGGTACAGGACCTGAATGACATTCCGGATTACACCACGAGCATTGCCAAACGCATCAGCAGCCGCAACGAGCTTCGCTTGAATACGGCCAAACACCTCTTGTGGCCCTTGCCACTGGGCGAGTTGGACAAAAACAAAGGATTAAAGCAGAATGAAGGTTGGTAA
- a CDS encoding ROK family protein yields the protein MAWRFLEKTAEYGTQSKQNAQKRKIIRLLFHHKELSIPELCQFLELSVPTGTKLVEEFEELNMLVKAGKRESSGGRRPVTYALNSNMGYVIGIELLLRSFKLNIVNLQREVVYEYESDAFDIADKDAAFRFLLNIVPEIVGSRNIPQEKILGIGIGITGRVNHKKGISYSYLHFEHPLTEYLQAEWGVPVFIDNDTHLLAWGENSFGAAQNKENVICVNLNRGLAVSLISNGKLHSGHSGFAGEFGHIFAADNNRLCVCGKKGCLETIVSGLALETAYTAQTGQVLPYKKILALAEKGQFNSAEILNNMGEQLGRSLAVLIDLLNPELVVLGGGFIPVMESMRYAIIRGISMHSLPQLASDCEIKVSTLGDNAGMLGAFAMVFEQVLSP from the coding sequence ATGGCTTGGAGATTTTTGGAAAAAACTGCTGAGTACGGCACTCAATCTAAACAAAATGCCCAGAAACGGAAAATTATTCGCCTGCTGTTTCACCACAAGGAGCTTAGCATACCCGAATTGTGTCAATTTTTGGAATTAAGTGTACCCACCGGCACCAAACTGGTTGAAGAATTTGAAGAACTAAACATGCTGGTCAAAGCCGGCAAAAGAGAATCCAGTGGAGGCCGTCGTCCGGTGACGTATGCATTGAACTCCAATATGGGGTATGTGATTGGGATTGAACTGCTTTTGCGTTCCTTTAAGCTCAACATTGTCAACCTCCAACGCGAGGTTGTTTATGAATACGAATCGGATGCCTTTGATATCGCCGACAAAGATGCTGCCTTCCGTTTTTTGCTCAACATCGTCCCCGAGATTGTGGGAAGTCGCAACATTCCGCAAGAAAAAATCCTGGGCATTGGTATTGGCATTACCGGACGGGTCAACCACAAAAAAGGCATCAGTTATTCTTATCTGCATTTTGAACACCCGCTGACCGAATACCTGCAAGCCGAGTGGGGTGTTCCGGTGTTTATCGATAATGACACCCACCTGCTCGCCTGGGGGGAAAATTCTTTTGGGGCAGCCCAAAACAAGGAAAACGTCATCTGCGTCAACCTCAACCGGGGTTTGGCCGTCAGTTTGATTTCCAATGGTAAGTTGCACAGTGGCCATTCGGGCTTTGCTGGAGAATTTGGCCATATTTTCGCCGCCGACAACAATCGCCTTTGTGTTTGTGGCAAAAAAGGCTGCCTCGAAACGATCGTATCTGGCCTGGCGCTCGAAACAGCCTATACCGCCCAAACTGGCCAGGTTTTGCCCTACAAAAAAATCCTCGCTCTGGCTGAAAAAGGTCAGTTCAACAGCGCCGAAATCCTGAACAACATGGGTGAACAACTTGGCCGCTCACTGGCGGTGTTGATCGATTTGCTCAATCCAGAATTGGTGGTCTTGGGGGGAGGGTTTATCCCGGTCATGGAATCGATGCGTTACGCCATCATCCGGGGCATCAGTATGCACAGCTTGCCGCAGTTGGCATCAGATTGTGAAATAAAGGTATCTACTTTGGGAGACAATGCCGGGATGTTGGGGGCTTTTGCGATGGTGTTTGAACAGGTGTTGTCGCCTTAG
- a CDS encoding DUF4240 domain-containing protein: MTQTIKLPLRSLNEAVIRDLQEKYPEAEISVELNQDHTKNPLSESHFWEIIALLDWEKGDDDDAVLFPALTFLANGPVRHIFEFADLLSEKLYALDGLKYAQHIGEDAWTDGRYFSVDNFLYARCCVVANGREAFEKVLDDPTLMPKDITFEALLYLPSEAFKQKTGKDYHYTPAFPIETYSNAEGWKDVE; encoded by the coding sequence ATGACCCAAACCATCAAACTCCCACTCCGTTCGCTCAATGAAGCCGTCATTCGGGATCTACAAGAAAAGTATCCGGAAGCAGAAATCAGTGTGGAATTGAACCAAGACCATACCAAAAATCCCTTGAGTGAAAGCCACTTTTGGGAGATCATTGCTTTACTGGATTGGGAAAAAGGCGATGATGATGATGCCGTATTGTTTCCGGCCTTAACGTTCTTGGCCAATGGCCCGGTGCGCCATATTTTTGAATTTGCAGATCTACTCTCCGAAAAACTGTATGCATTAGATGGCTTAAAGTATGCCCAGCACATTGGTGAAGATGCCTGGACGGATGGCCGCTACTTCTCTGTAGATAATTTCCTTTATGCACGCTGCTGTGTAGTTGCCAATGGCCGTGAAGCCTTTGAGAAAGTGCTAGATGATCCAACTTTAATGCCCAAAGACATTACGTTTGAGGCACTTTTGTACCTCCCCTCGGAAGCATTTAAACAAAAAACGGGCAAAGATTACCACTACACGCCTGCTTTTCCTATTGAAACTTACAGCAATGCTGAAGGCTGGAAAGATGTAGAATAG